In a genomic window of Lycium ferocissimum isolate CSIRO_LF1 chromosome 9, AGI_CSIRO_Lferr_CH_V1, whole genome shotgun sequence:
- the LOC132030382 gene encoding uncharacterized protein LOC132030382, translated as MATGWVKSWQCKSRALDDVVNNHHHHQYNILSNSASCKNGVKNLKDVVENNKNGKPRKKKPEQPSTKRPGSRGPEPGLNNREKSRPSTSTRLPRGTTGSFFPTLTELPEGHASRNVVEIIFQTSWSKVFTGQIEMVFKVQNLPRTVTRFEEYREGVKSRGGDVAAEKGGGEDHARCVADGNEVMRFYCLGPTNGGAYETGGGAWMFSSGKGAAVCTYSGSGVAHENAGGGRGRRAMLVCRVIAGRVCKRVGFDSLIEGRVGYDSVSGDNGELLVFDSRAVLPCFLIIYKL; from the coding sequence ATGGCGACTGGTTGGGTTAAATCATGGCAATGCAAGTCAAGAGCATTAGACGACGTTGTTAAcaatcaccaccaccatcaatATAACATCTTATCCAACTCAGCTAGTTGCAAAAATGGTGTTAAAAACCTCAAAGATGTAgttgaaaacaacaaaaatggaaaaccaagaaagaaaaaaccgGAGCAACCATCAACAAAGCGTCCCGGTTCAAGAGGACCCGAACCCGGTTTGAATAATAGAGAGAAGTCTCGACCTAGTACTTCTACAAGACTTCCACGTGGCACGACAGGTTCGTTTTTTCCAACGTTAACTGAGTTACCTGAAGGTCATGCATCACGTAATGTTGTGGAGATAATATTTCAGACAAGTTGGTCAAAGGTTTTTACGGGTCAGATTGAAATGGTGTTTAAAGTACAGAACTTGCCCCGAACCGTGACCCGGTTTGAGGAGTACAGAGAGGGTGTGAAGTCTAGGGGTGGTGACGTGGCGGCGGAGAAGGGTGGTGGTGAGGACCACGCGCGTTGTGTTGCGGATGGGAATGAAGTGATGAGGTTTTACTGCTTGGGACCCACTAACGGCGGCGCGTATGAAACTGGTGGCGGCGCGTGGATGTTTTCCTCCGGCAAAGGGGCGGCGGTTTGCACGTATTCCGGTAGTGGTGTGGCCCACGAGAATGCTGGTGGTGGTAGGGGAAGAAGGGCTATGTTGGTTTGTCGGGTCATTGCGGGTCGGGTTTGTAAACGGGTCGGGTTTGATTCGTTGATTGAAGGACGAGTTGGGTATGACTCAGTGAGTGGGGATAATGGCGAGTTGCTAGTATTCGATTCACGTGCGGTATTACCATGTTTTCTTATTATCTacaaattgtaa
- the LOC132030380 gene encoding uncharacterized protein LOC132030380 isoform X2 has translation MMKDLSWKELDGAYFSGGGRQGNPVTFGNFINPSSMFVNQKRVCSIPKEFNWSREQQGTFPAFQQRLSNPQIYSPHYLDHIDRGNLNKRHGCCNNLENSSEKNHYYHGGVAHHPGEVNLSLNIGRNNLKTSARTKTFDHIIDLEESDETLPDTKTELKPQSPLGSARLSYSGYKRDYQCTHAYTNHTKDNWFDGTPRNHFVPDGSTSCLEQNPLAEGVEQCERSLLPRDISAKGKVLFSDERAFLDLNKSIFDDSFHSDDPSLACSSSRASSRESHEILNFVTGSSHGYKIMENVGVEQFEINLNQPLSNSSGSPCRLSRNSEYEKADLTVKFLDSVDQVPSTPENKSKKAKQDPMYSPEYKTQDFVKDSGPDKSLSSGKSSCFEDISSGIETMQSGTQKLETLQANKFPCQLEDVDSSGNDNQMGETSEVDGQIIRGAVSLVYFALECSEPSVAISMMNKIEGETTEKPQCSSDTFEEMVLKQPESSIDDCCVTSNAFEFNATERKDNGITLKRGRRMKDFQRDIMPSLATLSRHEICEDVKIMETALRSREYKKLRSKMTGEHKWFNPVRNRRFRLNCVGRKYYL, from the exons ATGATGAAGGATCTGAGCTGGAAAGAGTTGGATGGGGCTTATTTTAGCGGAGGAGGCCGACAAGGAAATCCAGTTACATTTGGAAATTTCATCAATCCTTCATCTATGTTTGTTAATCAGAAGAGAGTTTGCAGCATCCCTAAG GAGTTCAACTGGTCAAGAGAACAGCAAGGAACGTTTCCAGCTTTCCAGCAACGGCTTTCAAATCCTCAAATTTATTCCCCTCATTATCTTGATCATATTGATAGGGGGAACTTGAATAAGAGACATGGTTGCTGCAATAATCTAGAGAACTCAAGCGAGAAAAACCATTATTACCATGGTGGTGTGGCACACCATCCTGGGGAGGTTAATCTCTCATTGAACATTGGAAGGAACAATCTGAAAACAAGTGCCAGAACAAAGACCTTTGATCATATTATTGACTTGGAAGAATCAGATGAAACTCTACCTGATACTAAAACAG AACTAAAGCCCCAGTCACCTCTGGGTTCTGCTCGTCTTTCTTATTCTGGATACAAACGTGATTACCAATGCACCCACGCTTACACAAATCACACTAAGGATAATTGGTTTGATGGGACTCCAAGAAATCATTTTGTTCCAGATGGCAGCACGAGTTGTTTGGAGCAGAACCCTTTAGCTGAAG GAGTTGAACAATGTGAGCGGTCCCTCCTTCCTAGAGATATATCAGCAAAGGGCAAAGTTCTGTTTTCTGATGAAAGAGCTTTTCTAGACCTTAACAAATCCATATTTGATGATTCTTTTCACTCAGATGATCCTAGCTTGGCATGTTCGTCAAGTAGGGCTTCCTCAAGGGAGTCACACGAAATCCTTAATTTTGTGACTGGCAGCAGCCACGGCTATAAAATAATGGAAAACGTTGGAGTTGAACAGTTCGAGATAAACCTCAATCAGCCACTTTCAAACAGTAGCGGAAGTCCTTGCAGGCTCAGTAGGAATTCCGAATACGAAAAAGCTGACTTGACTGTCAAATTTCTAGATAGCGTTGATCAAGTTCCAAGCACACCAGAAAACAAAAGCAAGAAAGCCAAGCAAGATCCGATGTATTCTCCTGAATATAAGACTCaagattttgtaaaggatagtGGTCCTGACAAATCTCTTTCGTCAGGCAAATCTTCTTGTTTTGAGGACATCTCAAGTGGCATAGAGACCATGCAATCTGGAACTCAAAAACTTGAAACGCTTCAAGCAAACAAATTTCCATGCCAGCTGGAGGATGTTGACTCTTCTGGTAATGATAACCAGATGGGAGAAACATCAGAAGTTGATGGTCAGATCATAAGAGGAGCAGTGTCCCTTGTCTATTTTGCATTGGAATGTTCCGAACCAAGCGTTGCTATTAGTATGATGAACAAGATTGAAGGTGAAACTACGGAAAAGCCACAGTGTTCTTCAGACACTTTTGAAGAAATGGTGCTCAAACAACCTGAAAGCTCCATCGACGACTGTTGTGTGACCTCAAATGCATTTGAATTTAATGCCACAGAGAGAAAGGACAACGGAATAACACTGAAGAGAGGAAGGAGAATGAAAGATTTTCAGAGGGATATTATGCCAAGTTTAGCGACACTTTCTAGGCATGAGATTTGTGAGGATGTAAAGATTATGGAGACAGCACTTAGATCAAGAGAATACAAGAAACTTAGGTCCAAAATGACTGGTGAACACAAGTGGTTCAATCCTGTGAGAAATAGGAGGTTTAGACTCAATTGTGTAGGCCGCAAGTATTATTTATGA
- the LOC132030381 gene encoding adenine phosphoribosyltransferase 3 isoform X1 encodes MSACKDQDPRIHAIQSRIRVVPNFPKPGIMFQDITTLLLDPKAFKDTIDLFVERYKDKNISVVAGIEARGFIFGPPIALAIGAKFVPLRKPKKLPGEVFKQEYDLEYGSDCLEMHIGAVEAGERALVVDDLIATGGTLRAAMNLLERAGAEVVECACVIGIPDLKGKEQLNGKPLYVLVESR; translated from the exons ATGTCAGCTTGCAAAGACCAAGATCCCCGTATCCATGCTATACAATCAAGAATTCGCGTTGTCCCTAATTTCCCTAAACCAG GGATAATGTTCCAAGACATAACTACTCTATTACTGGATCCAAAAGCATTCAAAGACACAATTGATTTATTTGTGGAGCGCTACAAAGACAAAAACATCTCAGTGGTTGCTG GAATAGAAGCTCGAGGATTTATATTTGGTCCACCAATTGCTTTGGCGATAGGGGCAAAATTTGTCCCTTTGAGAAAACCAAAGAAATTGCCAG GTGAAGTTTTTAAACAAGAGTATGACTTGGAATACGGAAGTGATTGTCTTGAGATGCATATTGGAGCAGTAGAAGCCGGTGAGCGTGCTTTGGTGGTTGATGATCTGATTGCTACTGGCGGCACTCTTCGTGCAGCTATGAATTTACTTG AGCGTGCTGGAGCGGAAGTGGTTGAATGTGCGTGTGTGATTGGAATACCGGATTTAAAG GGTAAGGAGCAGTTGAATGGCAAGCCATTGTATGTGCTGGTGGAGTCTCGGTAG
- the LOC132030380 gene encoding uncharacterized protein LOC132030380 isoform X1 yields MMKDLSWKELDGAYFSGGGRQGNPVTFGNFINPSSMFVNQKRVCSIPKEFNWSREQQGTFPAFQQRLSNPQIYSPHYLDHIDRGNLNKRHGCCNNLENSSEKNHYYHGGVAHHPGEVNLSLNIGRNNLKTSARTKTFDHIIDLEESDETLPDTKTGGRTKTWNNFIDLEESNQTVSNAELKPQSPLGSARLSYSGYKRDYQCTHAYTNHTKDNWFDGTPRNHFVPDGSTSCLEQNPLAEGVEQCERSLLPRDISAKGKVLFSDERAFLDLNKSIFDDSFHSDDPSLACSSSRASSRESHEILNFVTGSSHGYKIMENVGVEQFEINLNQPLSNSSGSPCRLSRNSEYEKADLTVKFLDSVDQVPSTPENKSKKAKQDPMYSPEYKTQDFVKDSGPDKSLSSGKSSCFEDISSGIETMQSGTQKLETLQANKFPCQLEDVDSSGNDNQMGETSEVDGQIIRGAVSLVYFALECSEPSVAISMMNKIEGETTEKPQCSSDTFEEMVLKQPESSIDDCCVTSNAFEFNATERKDNGITLKRGRRMKDFQRDIMPSLATLSRHEICEDVKIMETALRSREYKKLRSKMTGEHKWFNPVRNRRFRLNCVGRKYYL; encoded by the exons ATGATGAAGGATCTGAGCTGGAAAGAGTTGGATGGGGCTTATTTTAGCGGAGGAGGCCGACAAGGAAATCCAGTTACATTTGGAAATTTCATCAATCCTTCATCTATGTTTGTTAATCAGAAGAGAGTTTGCAGCATCCCTAAG GAGTTCAACTGGTCAAGAGAACAGCAAGGAACGTTTCCAGCTTTCCAGCAACGGCTTTCAAATCCTCAAATTTATTCCCCTCATTATCTTGATCATATTGATAGGGGGAACTTGAATAAGAGACATGGTTGCTGCAATAATCTAGAGAACTCAAGCGAGAAAAACCATTATTACCATGGTGGTGTGGCACACCATCCTGGGGAGGTTAATCTCTCATTGAACATTGGAAGGAACAATCTGAAAACAAGTGCCAGAACAAAGACCTTTGATCATATTATTGACTTGGAAGAATCAGATGAAACTCTACCTGATACTAAAACAGGTGGCCGAACAAAGACTTGGAATAATTTTATCGATTTAGAGGAATCAAACCAAACAGTGTCTAATGCAGAACTAAAGCCCCAGTCACCTCTGGGTTCTGCTCGTCTTTCTTATTCTGGATACAAACGTGATTACCAATGCACCCACGCTTACACAAATCACACTAAGGATAATTGGTTTGATGGGACTCCAAGAAATCATTTTGTTCCAGATGGCAGCACGAGTTGTTTGGAGCAGAACCCTTTAGCTGAAG GAGTTGAACAATGTGAGCGGTCCCTCCTTCCTAGAGATATATCAGCAAAGGGCAAAGTTCTGTTTTCTGATGAAAGAGCTTTTCTAGACCTTAACAAATCCATATTTGATGATTCTTTTCACTCAGATGATCCTAGCTTGGCATGTTCGTCAAGTAGGGCTTCCTCAAGGGAGTCACACGAAATCCTTAATTTTGTGACTGGCAGCAGCCACGGCTATAAAATAATGGAAAACGTTGGAGTTGAACAGTTCGAGATAAACCTCAATCAGCCACTTTCAAACAGTAGCGGAAGTCCTTGCAGGCTCAGTAGGAATTCCGAATACGAAAAAGCTGACTTGACTGTCAAATTTCTAGATAGCGTTGATCAAGTTCCAAGCACACCAGAAAACAAAAGCAAGAAAGCCAAGCAAGATCCGATGTATTCTCCTGAATATAAGACTCaagattttgtaaaggatagtGGTCCTGACAAATCTCTTTCGTCAGGCAAATCTTCTTGTTTTGAGGACATCTCAAGTGGCATAGAGACCATGCAATCTGGAACTCAAAAACTTGAAACGCTTCAAGCAAACAAATTTCCATGCCAGCTGGAGGATGTTGACTCTTCTGGTAATGATAACCAGATGGGAGAAACATCAGAAGTTGATGGTCAGATCATAAGAGGAGCAGTGTCCCTTGTCTATTTTGCATTGGAATGTTCCGAACCAAGCGTTGCTATTAGTATGATGAACAAGATTGAAGGTGAAACTACGGAAAAGCCACAGTGTTCTTCAGACACTTTTGAAGAAATGGTGCTCAAACAACCTGAAAGCTCCATCGACGACTGTTGTGTGACCTCAAATGCATTTGAATTTAATGCCACAGAGAGAAAGGACAACGGAATAACACTGAAGAGAGGAAGGAGAATGAAAGATTTTCAGAGGGATATTATGCCAAGTTTAGCGACACTTTCTAGGCATGAGATTTGTGAGGATGTAAAGATTATGGAGACAGCACTTAGATCAAGAGAATACAAGAAACTTAGGTCCAAAATGACTGGTGAACACAAGTGGTTCAATCCTGTGAGAAATAGGAGGTTTAGACTCAATTGTGTAGGCCGCAAGTATTATTTATGA
- the LOC132030381 gene encoding adenine phosphoribosyltransferase 3 isoform X2: MSACKDQDPRIHAIQSRIRVVPNFPKPGIMFQDITTLLLDPKAFKDTIDLFVERYKDKNISVVAGIEARGFIFGPPIALAIGAKFVPLRKPKKLPGEVFKQEYDLEYGSDCLEMHIGAVEAGERALVVDDLIATGGTLRAAMNLLDATC, encoded by the exons ATGTCAGCTTGCAAAGACCAAGATCCCCGTATCCATGCTATACAATCAAGAATTCGCGTTGTCCCTAATTTCCCTAAACCAG GGATAATGTTCCAAGACATAACTACTCTATTACTGGATCCAAAAGCATTCAAAGACACAATTGATTTATTTGTGGAGCGCTACAAAGACAAAAACATCTCAGTGGTTGCTG GAATAGAAGCTCGAGGATTTATATTTGGTCCACCAATTGCTTTGGCGATAGGGGCAAAATTTGTCCCTTTGAGAAAACCAAAGAAATTGCCAG GTGAAGTTTTTAAACAAGAGTATGACTTGGAATACGGAAGTGATTGTCTTGAGATGCATATTGGAGCAGTAGAAGCCGGTGAGCGTGCTTTGGTGGTTGATGATCTGATTGCTACTGGCGGCACTCTTCGTGCAGCTATGAATTTACTTG ATGCAACTTGTTGA